The Pyrus communis chromosome 5, drPyrComm1.1, whole genome shotgun sequence region TATAAGCACCTttaaaattctgattgaatacgcttgaatttgtaaaaagaaataaaatatctccaaatctcaattgaatacaccctgaatctaaaaatatttaaaatcgaACAGTGGTTACTCAATAAAGTAACGCaggaaaaacaaaggaaaaaattaaaaattaaaaaaataatcataataataatatgagACGATTGGTAAAACGCTACCAATTCTAGCATGGACGTTTTTTTGTTCGGGTTCCATTTAGCAGCCGGAACAGTaacaacactttttttttaacaaacaatattatctacactaaaaggaaGGGGGtaggcttaacctcacaatgggctagcaataatgtggttcaaatttgtcattGGTGAGAATCGCTCGAAcgtaagacttctcacttacaagtgaagaagaatattattagactgtagtactaaatggtAGAACAGTAACAAACACTTACGTAGAAAGAAATTTAGAGTCCCTAACCAACCTCAATCAGGCCAATTAGCTTCCATATGTTCATTTGAACATCCGGATATTAATGTTGATTAGTTTATTGTGCGATTATACAACCTAACCGTCGGTCTATTTAAACTTTGATCTTGCTTAGCAAGGAATCCGTAAATTCATATTAATTCTCGAAAATGTGCGACGCTTGGAGCGTACATCTAATCTTCGTCCCAAGTCGAATTTGTGTTCTTCAAGTTAATcataatctatatatatatatataaagtgaaaaGGCAAAAATGGGGAAACATTCAAAATGGCAAGAAATGCCCCTCCCTAATTaagaatttcaaaacaaaacaatttgaTTAATAAGGGTAAAATGGTAAACCACATCATTTTGAAGATTACAAACAAAGCACCCACTACTTGGGTAAttacttaataaaagtaatactaatatttgacaaaaaaaatactaatacataaacataataaataaaaaagccaaTTAGCACACACGTAGACGTGTGCTAAGGGGCTAGTAAGTTTCTAAAGCAACAACACAAGTCACACAAGCTAACGTACAAGTCGGATCAATATAGAAAGACATCTGTATTGTAATTTTCACCGTTAGCAAAGCAGGGAAAAcagaaataaaataggaaaaaaataataactaatTCATGATGATTGTTCTTACCAATTTGAGTTGAAATTGAGCGCACTCCCAAAGGTACTTGCTCCCTGAGCACCAAACCAAGTAATTTGGTTGTTGAAATGAGAAgcaacaaaaaatgaaattaaaaaaggacACTTAGATCTGCCTAAGTTGCGATTCTCAATTAGAcagataacttttattttgtaatttattttttaattaaattgtaagagatttgTTAAATACTAAGATTTAcattcattatatgtttgttcctcaCGTTTTCAATATGTATActtgttctttatgttttcaatatgttctaatattttataatctattatatcattctatttttcaatttatgtattctaataaaattatgtattttttaatagacattttttttttgttacataaaaattaaagatcCACCTAGTCTGACTAAAACCCGCCGCCCGATTAACACCTTGTGTCGTTTACGACCATAGTTATATTCCATACGAccggaataaaataaaaacaaagactTGTCAATATACTTCTGATGCCGGCTGGGTCCTTAACGTTATGTTGTattttgtaaacccatttgCAAATGCCGGCTTGGTCCGAACCGGACTTATAAAACAATAAACGTTAAATTGGAATACTCCAGCTACCTGCAGGCTGATGATGCCATTCCTAAAAGTGAAACTACAAGTACCACAATGGAACTCGTCCGAATAAAACCTGATCATTAACACAAATAATCGACATCCTCATCTGTAGACATTCATCCAAGTCACAGACGGGCACATTGCATAAGTGTCAAAATCCTCAACATACACTCATCCGCTCGGTAATAACTTTATTTAGAATTCTGTTACATGTAGTTTACGACAACCGAGCATGTCTTCTCTCCCACAACTGGATAGCCATCCTGCAATCAATTCTGCGTcaagaatataaaaaaaaagttagataTTAGGTGTTTATACCGGTCACTGCATTTTGACTTTCACCTTTATTAACAAGCAAAAGACGAATCCAAGAGTAGTTACATTTCAGTCTTATATGCATACAATGCTTTCAAATCCATGCTCAGTGTAAAAATCAATAGTAGGAAGTAATGAGGTGGGACTGAAATTATGATCGAGTGCGCCAAAATGAGAGAAATCGGATAGTACAAGGTTTGTTTTCGGCCTCATGTTCCACAAGAGCGACAATTAAGTTCAAATGAGtgtatgagaaagaaaaaaatattcatacCTCCAGTATCATTCAAGGGAAATATATACTGCAGGTAAAATTAtacttaaaaagaaattaaagctCCTGAACCACACCTTGCAATCCACTCGAGTATCCTACTTGCAATTGCAAAAACCAGCATGAGAGCTGCGCATGTGTTCTTGTTGCGAAAAAATCATGCACATTTAAGCACACGGCACTTTTtcactgaaatcatcaatgaagggaAAATCATCAATGTGCAACTCTAATAACCTCCTACGGTCCAACCATGTGGTTTCAGGGTGTGCCAATCAAAAAGATTTTATGCACTTAGTATGTTGTACTTGACAACTTAACCTTCAGATTAGAGGTCTGCCCACTAATACATTTCTGGACAACAGTATAAGTAAAGAACCAGAATCCAACCACTGAATAAACTTACATTGGAATATTGTAACGGCATTATTCACCTTATGTGTAGGTCAGCAAGAAAGTCTGACAACCTGGAAAATACCATAGTTTAGTATGAAAAGAACAGTATATGGAGAACTTGAACAAAGGTGCAGAGTAAAACCTAATATTTGTGGCTATCACTGTCTGACCATCTTCATTTCCAATATGACGCAGTGCTGCTTCCTCCAAACGGCCATCTCGGTATGCATGCTGCAGTCAGACCAACAGCCAAGTTCATTACCCAattactttaaaataaaaaaaaggatctGGACCAGCACAGTAAACAATAGTGCATGCAAACAGCACAAAGAGCATAACAGTAAACACCACAACAGACTACCGGCAGAGAAAGTAAAAAGCAGATTCAAACATACTTTGAGACGGAAGTGTACATGACAGTAGACAGACCTAAAATAAAAGCCGCATTGCAGATAAAATTAGATGAGGAAGACAGAATGCATGACAAAGTAGACTTTGTTTGCCCGTAGCAATTGCCATGTGCACCTAATTTTATAGACAACACACTCCAAAATGGGGCAACATGGTGACTGGTCAGATAAGTTTACAACTAAAAGATTATAGCATGAATGGAAATCAAAACCATAGAACAGTTTCgttcttccttttcctttttttttttcagtaaacTAGCCTTCAAATTTAAAGTTAACTTTTGTATCGTTAGCATAAATATCACACTGTTCCAATGAACACTATCCAAGATTCACAAAAATTAACCCCGTTAATAGGGGGTAAATCTGCACATCGTTCATAAATAGGAGTTGTTAAATACAATCCACAATCATAACACAGCAACGCCAAAACCAAGTAGGAAATTTCAGATGATACAAATGGCTAAATCTAGTATCTCAAGGCCATAAATCTATCTCGTCTTCACTCGAGTCACTTGTATACAAACCCATCTGCATTAATGACTCCCTCTCCCATGAGTTTAAAACTTCATTTTCTAaatcttcaaatatataatcatCCAATTCTTCTAAGTGCTCGAACATATGAAATATGACATCCATAGGCGCAATATCATATCGCCGTGGAGGAGGCCTTCTCGGAGGAGGCCTTCTTGGAGGTGGCCTGTGAAATTTCCATACATATGAGCCTGGCTTGACCGTATGCTGGAATACAACAAACATTCCATCCATTAAAGGTGTCACAAAGCTAATCCTCTCCGGaaagtaaaatgaaaaacaaaaggtaCATGATTCTAAGGTTTTACAACTAATAAATCAATAGAAGGTTTTAATATTCTATGATAGACTAAGTCACATACACCGGATGGGGAGACAGaaagagagacaaagagaatgagagagagagagagagagagagagagagagagactgttATAAACCCATTAAAGTAGCAAAACCACTTGCAATGATTAGAAAAAGAACATGTTATAAACTAAAACTGCTTCGTAAACCATCTACAATCTGGTGTCACCATCATCacaagaaagatactaaaccaGAGACGAGAAACTATTCAAATTTAAGGCCacggatgcataatagatgcacaaaaaagaaacaaagataATGATGAACCCATTGGTCCTCGTTAGAAACACTAATTTTAGATTGAAGCAATCTGTTATCCAATGTAGCCCCGTGTTAACCAATACCTAGTTGAGCTGGGTAAAAAGAAACTAGAGTAAGCCATTTGACTACAATCCTATAAAGCATACACCACTGCAATCCCTTGGGAGAACTAAAGATGTCTAAAAAGATTATTCaacaactaaaaatccattgaTTCTAAATGTTACTAGTTATCGTTGCACGGGCATGAGCATGGGATAAATCAAACATATCACTTGAATACAGACTGCAAATGCCTAAACGACCAAAGCATTAAGcgtaaatttattaaaaaattaatatggaaTAATAAACCACCTTATCATTACCTACCAGCCACTTAACAAGTACGCACTTCAACTGCAGCCAACAAGCCATGTAAATTTTGGTTGGTGACATGGAAATAATGTTTTCATAGAGAAAACTAAGTGTATTATATAACTCAATATTTGGTTAATCATAAAGGATACAAAACAAAGTGTATTATAACACAAAACCTCAAGTACATTACAAAAGCTACACTCTTACACCACAAATTAGGCATCTGCCCCACATTCAATCAGAACAACAATtgacaagaaaaaaataaagcaagtcctaaatagaaaaataaaaaataaaaaaataaattcaaggaGCTTAAGCCAAAATCCATCACATAATATACCACATGACtccacaaacacaaataaataataacagAGGTACAGTGTCCAGGATTTTCTGTTTGAGGCTCAACATATGCGACATTAACAGATTCAGCAAGTAGACTAACCATCATATACTTATCCAAATCACCATTAGATTGTTGACATGATTAATTGCACTCAACATGACAGAAAAACCAATGCGAATAACAAATGCATCAGAAAAACTCCATGTAGCACTTCTTGTTACCTTATAAAAACAACTAGTTCCAAATGGGCAGTTCCCATTTCCAAAATCGAAGTGCTTGCAATCAATTGACCtgcaatataaaataattataactacaaaaaaaatgaggaagagagaaagagatccCAAAATTCCCACTCTAAAGCCCTTTCCAACTTCAAATCACAATGGTAATATAAACAGTTGATATTTCTGTCCTTCAAATTGAGTAACTTCTTTATATCTGAgataaaaatagtaaaaaatatCCAAGAAAGAAGACAGGGCACTTGAATTCCAgctttcaaaagaaaataagacatCTGCGAAGAAAACTACCTGAGCCTTGCTTTGTAGCTGTCAACAATTTCCTGTTTCTCTTCTTTTGACTTATACCAAATGACACTTGGAATGACAAAGTATGACAGCTTCCGACATATTGGACAAGCTCTCAATGCGCTATTGACATCCATACCAGATGTTGGGGAACTACTGCGCCAATTTCTAATACAAGATATGCAAAAAGGATGATCACATTCTGAGAGTATCCCAAACTTCCGCTCAGCAACTGTGGGCTTTGACAAAACACGTTCTAGGCAAACACTGCATTCTATTTCTTGACTGCATTTCAAAGCCTCAAGTTGCTTCTGCTTTTCCTTACATATCTTCATATGCTCCTCCCTTTCCAAATGTCTGTAAGGATGCAAGCAATGTTTTCCACAGCTGGGGCATATATCTCCATGAATATGAGGACATTTTTCTCCACGAGGACAATTACCAGCTGCAGCAAATGAACAAATAGCACGATCTTCTGGTCTAGTATTCCTAGTCTCCCCAACACtaccttcatcatcatcataatcACCATCCAGAGAACCATTCCAGGCAGGTTTTGAGGGAGCTAAGAAAGGACTACTTGAAGCAGAGAGTTCTGAAAGAGAGAGTGGCGCAAGAGAAACTCCACTTGCTAAGGTTCTTGCAGGAAGAACCAAAGATGCAGAATCAATAACCAGGGATGGCTGAGAATTTGTTGATGAAGACGAACCGAAAGACTGAGCCCGAGAAGCTTTGACATGTTCATATCTGCATCTACTACCAAATGCACAAGCTCCTTTCAGATAAAAGGTACATATCTGTTAAGAAGGACCAGAAAGAAAAGTTAAGAGGGTAACAATTGTTGATCACTATTACTTAATGCATATGCAACTAAAGTAAGTAGCATAAAtagtttacattatttggtgaaGCCTTCCAATCATGTGAAAACTCACAATGCTCCCCCTTCAAACAGGCGCCATGTGCAAAAAACTTGCAGAGAACCCTGAGGTAATCAGAAATGGCAATACAAGTAGTTCAATTATCTACAACAGCCAATGAATCCTCTTTGTTATATGGCTACTGTCAGGATACAGAAATTAGCAAAACACGCTATTACGttgaaaatttctcaaattcaatCATCTCCAATACTACCCTACTCTCCAAgtaaggtttaaaaaaaaaaacatgcgaAGAGCCGCTTCAACTACATGAACTAAAGGATTTCTTCCATCACTTTTTATTGCAAATCCTTAAAAAGATCAGATTTTGGAATGATACAACGACTCAAAGTTACAAACTCGTCCCAAtatttatcacaaatgatctcATACCACCATTTCTTAAATGTAAACCAGCCTGAAATGTGTTAGAAATTCACAATAGCagtaaatattaaaacaaacaaaaaacattgATTCACAGAGGACCTCTAACCTACATTACCCAGCAAACTAATCAAAGGGAAATCAACCAACCATACAATTTTaagaaattataaattaaattaaaaacagCTATTCCAAGAATCCTAAGAGAACACAATAAAAATGATAACAAATTCAATATGCAAAATCACAACATCTATAAAATGGAAGATTCAACCAACTCAATATCCAAATTCGTTTCTTGCATATGAAAAAGAACTCACCTTTTGGACATGGCGATCAAGTAATcgagagataagcaaaaggggCTTTTCTGAGGAACAAAAATTGGAAATTGGAAAACCTAAAAAGCTTCGGAACCAATGAAATGGCGAAGAAGCAGAATTGGGAGCGACGATCAGCGTGCCTTAAATCCTTCATTCATCCTCAGACTCTGACAAGAGAAGGGGAGTGAGAGGGAAAGTCAAAATTGTGAGTATCTAGGGTTTTTGTGGCGGCCGGTGTACGATACAAACTGGCCGTTGGTTCTGAATTGTAATTTCGGGAATGCCCCTGTGGACGGGAAAGAGGATTGAATTTGACGGGTCGCGGACAATGCGGAAGGTTGTCAGAAATTACATATTTTGGTTATGACGCTTAATTACATATTTAGTGATCCATCCACTTGGGTCctcaaattttctctttttatttttatttttatttttatttttaatatacaGACGCTATCTTTACACATTAATAGTAGACTAATTACTTTTCACATGCATCTCTTGTATGTAACACATGATTACCATGACTAAACGTTTCTCTTCTTTTTACATTCATCAGTTTCTAactaaacttttaaaattttataaaataaggaCAACAGCCACTTCAATTACAAAAGTTGACACGAATTAGTGGTGAGTGCCATTTTATTTAGCTGTTTTTAGGGGTAGAATGGACGTAGTGTCGTTCATGTGAGTAATGAATTTCCTTTTCAAGCTACCACAACTTCTATAGAAGATGACTAACAGTTACATCTGATAGCCTAATAGTATATTGTActgtaaattaatttttcttcttttttattcttcaaAACTCTTACTTAATTGTTGAAAGTAGATAAATAAGGACAACAATTACGTATGTTATAAAAATTGACACGAACTAGTGGTGAGTGCCATTAATTTAGCTGATATTTTGGGTAGAATGGATGCAGTGCCGTTCATGGGAGCAACGAAACTCCTTTTCAAACTACTACAACTTCTATAGAAGGATAGCTAGCGGTTAAGTATGACtaaagagattaaaaaaaaaaagacaggtTAGAGTTTTAAAGATAAGACGTGTTTCATGAATTGATATAAAATCAAAAGAGCACTCAGATTAAcacaatgttaaaaaaaaaaatccttattTGATATAGACATGCAAAACAATTTAAATCATAAACCGTCAATTTTCTTGATGTTAAATCTAATTACTTCGATTAAGTAAGTTTagtgaaataaaacaaaatccgCCAAACCGAACCAATGGACTCAATTTGGTAGTTTTATCCGATTTTTAGCATAGATGCATAAATCCTATGTCCTAAACGAAGGTGGTGACATGGCAATAAGTAGATTACATCAAGTTATCGTGAGTTGTAAATCTCTTGTCACCAAGTCTTGCATTTTAAT contains the following coding sequences:
- the LOC137735323 gene encoding putative RING-type E3 ubiquitin transferase C3H69 isoform X2, which gives rise to MSKRVLCKFFAHGACLKGEHCEFSHDWKASPNNICTFYLKGACAFGSRCRYEHVKASRAQSFGSSSSTNSQPSLVIDSASLVLPARTLASGVSLAPLSLSELSASSSPFLAPSKPAWNGSLDGDYDDDEGSVGETRNTRPEDRAICSFAAAGNCPRGEKCPHIHGDICPSCGKHCLHPYRHLEREEHMKICKEKQKQLEALKCSQEIECSVCLERVLSKPTVAERKFGILSECDHPFCISCIRNWRSSSPTSGMDVNSALRACPICRKLSYFVIPSVIWYKSKEEKQEIVDSYKARLRSIDCKHFDFGNGNCPFGTSCFYKHAYRDGRLEEAALRHIGNEDGQTVIATNIRLSDFLADLHISEKVPCA
- the LOC137735323 gene encoding putative RING-type E3 ubiquitin transferase C3H69 isoform X1; its protein translation is MSKRVLCKFFAHGACLKGEHCEFSHDWKASPNNICTFYLKGACAFGSRCRYEHVKASRAQSFGSSSSTNSQPSLVIDSASLVLPARTLASGVSLAPLSLSELSASSSPFLAPSKPAWNGSLDGDYDDDEGSVGETRNTRPEDRAICSFAAAGNCPRGEKCPHIHGDICPSCGKHCLHPYRHLEREEHMKICKEKQKQLEALKCSQEIECSVCLERVLSKPTVAERKFGILSECDHPFCISCIRNWRSSSPTSGMDVNSALRACPICRKLSYFVIPSVIWYKSKEEKQEIVDSYKARLRSIDCKHFDFGNGNCPFGTSCFYKHTVKPGSYVWKFHRPPPRRPPPRRPPPRRYDIAPMDVIFHMFEHLEELDDYIFEDLENEVLNSWERESLMQMGLYTSDSSEDEIDLWP
- the LOC137735323 gene encoding putative RING-type E3 ubiquitin transferase C3H69 isoform X3; translation: MSKRVLCKFFAHGACLKGEHCEFSHDWKASPNNICTFYLKGACAFGSRCRYEHVKASRAQSFGSSSSTNSQPSLVIDSASLVLPARTLASGVSLAPLSLSELSASSSPFLAPSKPAWNGSLDGDYDDDEGSVGETRNTRPEDRAICSFAAAGNCPRGEKCPHIHGDICPSCGKHCLHPYRHLEREEHMKICKEKQKQLEALKCSQEIECSVCLERVLSKPTVAERKFGILSECDHPFCISCIRNWRSSSPTSGMDVNSALRACPICRKLSYFVIPSVIWYKSKEEKQEIVDSYKARLRSIDCKHFDFGNGNCPFGTSCFYKHAYRDGRLEEAALRHIGNEDGQTVIATNIRLSDFLADLHIR